One region of Quercus lobata isolate SW786 chromosome 2, ValleyOak3.0 Primary Assembly, whole genome shotgun sequence genomic DNA includes:
- the LOC115966313 gene encoding uncharacterized protein LOC115966313, which produces MDAIVATFQPLWQSKNGFRLKNLGNHIVLFIFDSKTDVENILANEPWSYDNNLMVLQRYEADSKVENLSFNLTHFWVQVHRIPVRFMNKRVAEGLCETAGQVCHLQNAPTEDGGSFMRVRVLVDISQPLCRGRVIAFDDSREQWVTFKYERLPNLCYWCGCLTHSDKDCDLWIESEGTLPESEKRYGSWIKASPFNGKSKSVLSVLGFYASKATKQTGEHSQRPTLHAPVADKSN; this is translated from the coding sequence ATGGACGCCATTGTAGCTACTTTTCAACCTTTATGGCAATCCAAAAATGGTTTCCGATTGAAAAATCTTGGAAACCATATAGTACTATTCATTTTTGACAGTAAAACTGACGTTGAAAATATCCTTGCAAACGAACCATGGAGCTACGACAACAATCTTATGGTTCTGCAACGGTACGAAGCGGACTCTAAAGTTGAAAATCTATCCTTTAACCTCACCCATTTTTGGGTTCAGGTGCATAGGATTCCGGTTAGGTTCATGAACAAAAGAGTGGCAGAGGGGCTGTGTGAGACAGCTGGTCAGGTGTGCCACTTGCAGAATGCTCCAACAGAGGACGGGGGGAGTTTTATGAGGGTCCGGGTGTTAGTGGACATATCTCAACCCCTGTGCAGGGGACGTGTGATAGCCTTTGATGACAGTAGGGAACAATGGGTCACTTTCAAATACGAACGACTCCCTAACCTATGTTATTGGTGCGGATGCTTGACGCACAGTGATAAAGACTGCGATCTATGGATCGAAAGTGAAGGGACGTTACCTGAATCGGAGAAACGGTATGGATCATGGATCAAGGCTTCGCCGTTTAATGGAAAGAGCAAATCGGTACTCTCAGTCCTGGGTTTTTATGCGTCGAAGGCAACCAAGCAGACTGGAGAACATTCCCAGCGACCCACCCTTCACGCGCCGGTGGCTGATAAGTCAAACTGA